cagtctgttacagtatattacagtctgttacagtgtaTAACAGTCTGTTACAGTGTATACCAGtctgttacagtatattacagtctgttacagtatattacagtctgttacagtatattacagtctgttactgtatattacagtctgttactgtatattacagtctgttacagtatattacagtctgttacagtatattacagtctgttacagtacattacagtctgttacagtacattacagtctgttacagtatattacatttacatttacatttaagtcatttagcagacgctcttatgttacagtatattacagtctgttacagtatattacagtctgttactgtatattacagtctgttacagtatattacagtctgttacagtatattacagtctgttacagtgtattacagtctgttacagtgtattacagtctgttacagtgtattacagtctgttacagtatattacagtctgttacagtatattacagtctgttaCTGAATGTCAGAGTCAGAACTGTCCATGTAGTTAAACTCCTTGAGTTGTAGTTTGCCCTGCTTTTATTACAGCACTGTGTAGGAGagggtctgctctctctctctcattctcttgactctgtgtagatgtgtgtgtgtgtgggagggggggggggtgtaactcTGCCAATATCAGCCAGCCTCTTATAGTTCCTATAGATAAAGCCCTCGCTCTGTAATGTTGTGGAGCCTCCAAACACAAAcattctgttctcttctctatgTTGTCTATTTAACACACACATGGAATATAGGTGGGAGGCTGTCTATTTAACACACACATGGAATATAGGAGGGAGTCTGTCTAtttcacagatacacacacacacacacacacacacacacacggacacacaggacacacagacacagaatttttagattttacctttatttaactaggcatgtcagttaagaacaaattcttattttcaatgacggactagaaacagtggggtaactgccttgttcagtggcagaaccacagatttttaccttgtcagctcggagattcaatctcgcaacctttcggttactagtccaacgcacaaaccactagactacctgccggcCCAATATAGAGGGAGGCTGTTTATTTAACACACACATGGAATATACTGTATCTGTACAATATACCTTTATAGAATCtgaaacacagactgtctgagcaaaaTTTGGTGCCGACCTGGCTAGGCTGGGAGAtttgggagaggacagggagtgcttctcacggtctccctaatctttgtcggctgggtagtgatacagtatgtgcgaaggatacctactgtttgtgtgtgaagGTATGTGCGTAAGGAGCCTGTATAAAATGGATGGTTTTGTACAACGGACTAGGACGTCCTAGTGAATAAACATTTTGGCTATTCAACCATAATCTTACAAATTCTAGGTTGCAGACTGAGCAGTTTAATTGAAGCTCAGTTTATGAACATTGATAACATAATTCATATAACACTAATACATACTGCTCCTTAAGACTACTGTTCCTTAAGTCTACTGTACCTAATACTGACTGTTCCTTAAGACTACTGTACCTTAAACATACTGCACATACATGTGGGTGGGGGATCCACATACAATTATACAGCATGTTGCTGTTCTCCTCTGATATCAGAGCTTTAATTAGCTGaatgacttgtgtgtgtgtgcatgtgtttaatACAGATAGCCTCACTCCTatattccgtgtgtgtgtgttaaatagaCAGCCTCACTCCTatattccgtgtgtgtgtgtgtgtgttaaatagaCAGCCTCCCTCCTATATTCCATGTGTGTTAAATATACAGCCTCCCTCCTatagtccatgtgtgtgtgtgtgtgttaaatagaCAGCCTCCCTCCTATATTCCATGTGTGTGTTAAATATACAGCCTCCCTCCTatagtccgtgtgtgtgtgttaaatagaCAGCCTCCCTCCTatattccatgtgtgtgtgtgttaaatagaCAGCCTCCCTCCTATATTCCATGTGTGTGTTAAATAGACAGCCTCCCTCCTatagtccatgtgtgtgtgtgttaaatagaCAGCCTCCCTCCTatagtccatgtgtgtgtgtgtgtgttaaatagaCAGCCTCCCTCCTatattccgtgtgtgtgtgttaaatagaCAGCCTCCCTCCTATAGTCCGTGTGTGTTAAATAGACAGCCTCCCTCCTatagtccgtgtgtgtgtgttaaatagaCAGCCTCCCTCCTatagtccatgtgtgtgtgtgtgttaaatagaCAGCCTCCCTCCTatattccatgtgtgtgtgtgtgtgttaaatagaCAGCCTCCCTCCTATATTCCATGTGTGTGTTAAATAGACAGCCTACCTCCTAGTATATTgttttaccctaattctgacGAAAACTTCACACATCATTAATAATAATTttatgattctaatcaatttcatacaattatatggtttcagggtggaatattctaatcattaaTTTAAACATATAAATTTCATTATCAATCCACCCTTAATGACTAAATAATACACACTTAGACATCAAACACTAGATGGAAACATAAATGGTATACAAGAATAATCCAAACCAATACATGTATGTACATTCAATATTCATCCGTgactgttataggcctatatcCAATTATAACTCTTCCTGTTTGTAATAAAAATCCTATCTTCATACAAAACAGTCTAAACATTAAAAATAGTCTCATCCAACATTGGCTCCTCGTAGTTAAAAGAAACAGAGCCTTCTCCTAGGCCTGAAGGCTTGTATTCGTCATCCCACTGGCCGGAGCTCGGAATCGGTCCGTATCTCACCATTTGTTGTGTCACTGACCTCTCCAGAGTCCTGGTGATCAAACCTCTCACACATGGGACCAAACAACATCCACACAGAACCGAAACACTCATACAGGTGAAAGTTGCCCACAACACAGTGATTATGACATTTTTCCATTTCCCAAACATACTGTCAAACCACTTTGTTAGAGAATTATCCAGCCCAGAGTTCTCTGCAAATTCGTGAGCTAATGTGGTTAAACCAGCCAGGGCCTTGGTCACTGATCCATCCGGAGCTGTGTTATCGGGGATGAAAGTACAACACTCTGATCCGAATATCAGACACACCCCACCCTTATCAGCCAGTAACATATCCAATGCTATTCTATTCTGCCATACCATCAAACTAGTAGCAGCTTTTTGATCTTCTAACCCTTTTATCGCATCTCTAGTATAGTTGGTGAAACGCTGTTGGTTATAGTAGATATAATTTATCCAATCTACATTTTGAGGGTTGACCACCAGAAGATGCTTGATTCCAATCCAGCCCATATCTGATTCCAATCCAGCCCATATCTGATTCCTAGCTTTGAACTCATCAGGCACCCCCCTTGTAACGCCCATGCTATTTATGTAAACTCCATTGTCAAAGGACCCTGACGGAGCACTCCTTCTTTCTCTTCTACCTGGCACTAGGTCTTTGTGTTGGATAAGGTTGAAGGGCATGCCTAACTGCACTAGTGCACAAATACCGGTCCAATTTGTAGGCAGGTTAGGCCACAGCTTCATACCTCCACACCCCCACCAAACATCCGCTCTAGGCCTTTTTATCTTACTAAAGTCCTCATTGTCTTGTCGGTTGTAACGTTCTCTGTCCTATTGCATGTTCTTACTTCCCCTACGTCCCACCCGTGTGTGATGTATTGAGCCATACAATAATAATGTCCTCCTATAACTGTGAAAGGGGGAAGTCTGGATGTAATGGGCACATGGGGATACAGATAATGCAGATCAATGCAACTGTCATTGGCTGGCTTCCCTGCCttcatgaacagctttaccatacagGCCGTTCCCCTGGGTGAATCAATACCATCAAGTGGAAACGGGGTGGTTGTCAACTGAGGTTTGGCTGTGGCACAGGCTTAACAGTATTCTTTAGCTACTGATCTGGCTGTATACTGAATCCATTCCAACCATAGGTTGGAATCCCCATAACCAGTTTCCACCTCAATCACTTCCTTCAGATCTTTCATCTGAACTATCCGCACCGGTCCCTGGCTCTGGACGACTCCACGGGTAATGTCCGTTTTGTCAGGGGTACTGCTGGTATTCTGGATGGCTTTAGAACTATCGCCAGCTCTATCCTCTGTTACCCGGAATGGTACCATAGTGTCAACTGAAACCTGGTCAAAACCAACATCACATAACCCTAGATTCTTTCTTTACATTTTTAATGGTAATTCATACCTTTATGCAATACTTCCCTTGCTCCAGGTTACAGTCAAAAACCCTCACCTTCACTATACTCCATCTTCTTCCATACTGGGTATGTGGATTTATATAACCCTCTCTCTCGGTGTGAGCTATGACCTGTTCCATGAACTACACGGGGACCTGCACAGATATCTTCCATAAAGGCTCACAGTTCTAGACTGCCAAGGGGTTAGAGACCCCATTTGGTCTACATAGAACTCGACTGTCTCGCTATTAATTATAATGAAATAGTCTTTCAATTTAACCTAAACAAGCTATTAAAatgttcagtttatatcttaaACAAACACTAACATCTGTATCTTTCCAGGCAAAATATTTAAATAGTTGTTTTACAATCCGAAACCCAAATTTTTGTCTATCGCATCTAGGCTGAGATACAAACCCGAGTCTCTTGTGTGGTAGGCAAGAATTCTACCGCTGGACCACTAACACAATTGAAATGACAGAGACGCAAATGACCCTATTATCATAAATATCTGTAGTAAAATCAGGCACGTACTACCGAGACAATTCCCAGAAAATAGCCCTAATTTAAAGGTCCAAGCATTTCTCCAGCGAGGATTCTCATTAATCTCGCTCCcgttgtctctgcctctctctttctctcccgatTGTCGCACCTGTCCTTCCCCTTATGTTTGCAATTTTGGTGGTTGTGTCCTACTCGGTCACAATGTTTACAGGGAGCCTTACACTCCTGGGTGAAATGTCCTGTCTCATCACAATTGAAACATTTTCTATTCCCTTAACCTTTCCTcgacaacattccactgaaaaggcagcgcgtgaaattcaaaaatattttttagaaatatgtaactttcacacagcaaatgaaagataaacatcttgttaatctgtccaccgtgtccaatttcaaaaatgctttacagctaaagcacaacatatgattatgttaagtcagtcaagtcacaaaaacacacacagccattttccagccaaagataggagtcacaaaaagcagaaatatagatacaattaatcactaacctttgatgatcttcatcagaagacactcataggacatcatgttacacaatacatgtatgttttgttcaataatgtgcatatttatatccaaaaatctcagtttacattggcgcgttatgtgcagtaatgttttgattccaaaacatctgggGATTttagcagaaatactcataataaacatggataaaagatactagtgttattcacagaattacagatagacttctccttaatgcaactgctgtgttagatttaaaaaactttacggaaaaagcataatctgagctccgaacccaaaacagccagagtaatagccgccattttggaatcaacaaagttagaaacaacaccataaatattcacttacctttgatgatcttcatcagaaggcactcccaggaatcccagtttgacaataaatgactgatttgttctaTAAAGTTCCATAAtatatgtccaaatagccacttgttgctagcgtgttcagcccagtaatccatcttcatgagatGCGAGAATTTCATCCAGacgcgtcatgagaccaaggctctctgccagaccactgactcaaacaggtctcaggagcccctcctttatagtagaatcctcattcaactTTCAAAAggcagttgacatctagtggaagccctaggaagtgcaaccttatccatatctcaatgtgtactcGGTAGgcaaagctttgaaaaactacaaaccttcagatgtcccacttcctggttggatttttctcaggttttcacctgccatatgagttctgttatactcacagacatcattcaaacagttttagaaacagagtgttttctatccaatactaataataatatgcatatattagcatctgagacagagtaggaggcagttcactctgggcacgctattcatccaaaagtgaaaatgctgcttGCTCCCTATCCCCAAAAGGTTAagattatataaatatatattgtacagatatattgttttaccctaattctgactaaaactacacacatcattaattATATGTTTACTGACTAagactacacacatcattaataATAATTTTATGATTCATGATTTATTTAATTTATGATTTATGacatacaattatatggtttcagggtggaatattctaatcattcattTAAACACATAAATTCCATTATCAATTAGGTACAGTAGTCTTAATGAACAGTAGTCTTAAGGAACAGTAATCTTAAGTCTCTGTCTTTCTTTTCctgacatacagtacacacacattatGACATGCCTGCCTTGGTGATTGTTGATGGATTGTGTTTCAGGACTATTGATTCTGTTCTTTagaacagggatgggcaactccagtctcTGAGGGCCATAGAGTGTGTAGACTTTTGTTCCAACTCAGCTCGAACACCTAATTCAACTGGTCAGCTATTCAGTGTGGCCCGTTAAATCAGAAGGTGGATCAGGAGTAGGGCtgaaacaaaagcctgcacacactGTGCCCCACTAGGGCCAGCTGGTCATGCCTGTTTGAGAGAAAGAAGAGTGTTGGAGTGAGAAGGTAGTCTGCTGTTTCGCCTCTACACTCTCTGGCACAATGCTGCACCTTACTTACAATAGGGGAATATCACTGCCCCCTATgactgcaatacacacacacacacacacacacacacacacacacacacacacactagagtagTCCTGCCATCTGAAAGTTGACGTCTGTCTGAATATTTATTGATGATGTTATAAAATGTGATGTGGGACACCATACCTGTTCCCTGCTAAAGGAAAAGTATGTTCCTCTCTCCAGAAGACCCTGCTGCTGAGCCAGAAACAAAggaagcagaggcagaagcagcAGAGTCTGAGGCAGAAGCAGAGGAAGTAGCCGCAGAGGAGGCCCCAGCAGCTGAGGAGGCTccgacaggagaagtggaggaggcTGCAGAAGTGGAGGAGGCTGCAGAAGTGGAGGAGGCTGCAGAAGTGGAGGAGGCTGCAGAAGTGGAGGAGGCTGCAGAAGTGGAGGAGGCTGCAGAAGTGGAGGAGGCTGCAGAAGTGGAGGAGGCTGCAGAAGTGGAGGAGGCTGCAGAAGTGGAGGAGGCTGCAGAAGTGGAGGAGGCTGCAGAAGAGGAGGAGGCTGCAGAAGAGGAGGAGGCTGCAAGTTCTGAGGTTGCTCCGACTACAGACCAAGAGGCTGCAGCTGCAGAAGAGGAGGCTCCGGCTACAAAGGATGAGGCTGCGACAGAGGACACAGAAGTAGTAGAAGAACCAGCAGTGGAAGTAGAGGTGGCCCCTGAAGCTGAGCCAGAACCAGGTGagccacacgcacacgcacacacacacacacacagttgttaaTGGTTATTGTTGTTTCAAAGCGGAGGCAGCAGAACCAGAAGCAGAGGTACCTGCTGTAGAAGAGGAAGCTGCAGGTCAGACACCCCTTATAACTACAGTACATTCATGGCCTTTGCATGTCTGTTAAGTGTATGTGACCCGTTTCCATTCATTTAGCTGTATGGTAGTGTTGTGTATGAACGAGTTCTTGGATCCATTTGTCCTTACTTTTGGGAATCTAAAGTGGAGGGGCTGGAGGTTCAGGTGAAGTCGGTGGGGAGAGTCAATTTAGTTTCCTTCTGAGGACTCTGACTGACAGAGTCAACAGCCTGCCACAGCAACAGATCCTGACATTCTAGCCAATGACCTTTTAGAGTTCCCACAGGACAATGTAGAAGTTCAATTTTAGACAAAATGTATGTTGGAATGCAAGGCCAAAGTGTCCTGAAAGAAGTCTTAAACTGTTGAACTCAAACTGTATATCCAAATATATTGATACTGTGATTCTGCCAGTGTGTAGGCCTCAATGCACTCTCCTCTAACAGTGTAAATTAAAATGAATTGATATTAGTTTAGTTCGCCTTCAAAATACACATGCTGGCATACACACTCACCCCCATCCCTCTCTGTGTAGTTCTTATTTTATTATGAAATGTGTGTTTAATGCCTAGATTCACTCCAGACCGTGGAAGATCGACTTCATGGCTCACTTCACATTTAAAGATCATTTACGATTGAACTGGCTTAATGAGCTCAGCCGCCCCCACATTCCCATGTTCACAGAGACTGCATACACGGAAGACACCGCAATGCAGTCGAACATGGGAACATAGCCTTTAAAGGGCGGCTGAACTCACCGTTTTTGCCTGGGCTTGCTCCTAGGTTTTCTGCTGCTCATTAAAAGAAATGTGACTTGCGTAATGGGGTGTGGTTCGATGTGGGTGTGCAATGATCACTATATCATACCCTGGAAGGTATTGTTGTTTGTCCCTCTTGAATCCTCGCAGCACCAACATAGCCACAACCACTTCACCCTCAAAATAGTTTATTAATtgaagatacactatatatacaacggtatgtggacaccccttaaaattagtagattcggctatttcagtcatacccattgctgacaggtgtatctggagtggtgtaaagcttgtcgctattgaactctggagcagtggaaatgcattctctggagtgatgaatcacgcttcaccatctggcagtccgacggatgaatctgggtttggcggatgccaggagaacgctacctgtctgaatgcatagtgacaactgtaaagtttgatggaggaggaataatggtccatacagaagtggtttgttgagatcagtgtgaaagaacttgactggcctgcacagagccctgatctcaatcccatcgatcacctttgggatgaattggaacaccaactgcgagacaggcctaatcgcccaacatcagtgcccaacctcactaacactcttgtggctgaatggaagcaagtcccctgcagcaatatctagtggaaagctttcccagaagagtggagactgttatagcagcaaagggggaccaactctatattaatgcccatgattttggaatgagatgttcgatgagcaggggtccacatacttttgttcatgtagtgTAAATCAATAAATCTGTAATACATTTTGATGGTTCTGTCGGGGAGTTCTTATTCGTGAAATTTTACATTGTGCTAAGGTGTTTTGTGCAGTATTTCTGAAGTAATTTTTGTTTGCATGAAAATGAGTCAGCTGCTGCGGTGCTAAGCTAACTCACCATTGCTTTAGAAACATGCTGTTAGTACGGACTGATTTCTGAGAATAGGTCTACAACTTCATCAGCAAGCTGTTAAACTATCCTTAATAAAGGACAAGCTACACACTGATAAAATCAGTGTGTAGCAAAATCAACAGCTAGCTAAGTTCCATTTGTGTCAATGAAGCTATCTAGTAGCTAGCAGGCACATTCAGCAAGCAGGCTACGTTAGCTAAATCAGCTTGTGTGCTTCGGTGCTGTTTTGTTTTACAACTTTCTCACTATCTATTACCATCTCGTTGGCAGGGTTTCATAGGGAATCATGCTACAGAACAGGATGTGATTGGACACAAGACGCTCGCTAATAGGTTTTGAATCTTGGAATAATGACAATTGGCATTTGGGATGCAAGTGTGCACTGTCTAAATTCTCATTTTGCCCAAAACAGTGTGCAGTTTCGAGTGATCACTGTCATATCAGCAAGTGGCCACTCGATAAAGGGCTTAGGGACCAAGTGTCCTTTCAACATAACAATGGCAACGTGTTTTCTTATGTAAACAAGTCTGAGGCGCTGCATAATGGACAGGTCTGTCTCAATGTCTGTAGGTTCTGCTATTATTAGAAAGAGTGCAATCAGCGCAGCTGTTTCTCTGTGCATGACAATTCTCCCTAGGCGTTACCATCCCCGTGTTAGTGGGCATCATTGAAATCAAAACCCAACTCTCAAATATCCAATGTATCTCGGAACGTAACAGATTCCCTAAATCTCGTAAATCTCGGTTTTGCAAgatactgactttatgaccagAATTATGCTTTTTTACACTTTGTGTAAATATAGGATGTTTCCAACCAGTTAAGATGTTTTTCGAGTTCAGCTGCCCTTTATAGAAGGTGCATAGCCGAAAGGGGCGATCAGATTCAATCCCGACCTAAATCACAGTTTAGATCTGTTGTATGTGAGTGATAAGAGTGATGGGTTAAAATAGTATTATTGTAATAAGTATCACATTTGCCAATGATGTCCTCTCAGTATGGTCATGGTATCTGATAAAGGTCTGTTTGTTTCTCAGAGTCGGAAGCGGCTCCTGCACCAGAAGACGGAGGTAAAACACTTCAACACATTCACACCCCTCCTACCTCTAAACACCTGATCtatgacttccggcgccgacagagatggcagtctctcttcgcgttcctaggaaactatgcagtttttagttttttacgtgttatttcttacattggtaccccaggtcatcttaggtttcattacatacagtcgagaagaactactgaacataagagcagcgtcaactcaccatcagtacgaccaagaatatgacttttgcGAAGTggaccctgtgttctgcctttcacccaggacaactgaatggatcccagccggcgaccccaaaaaacgactttgaaaaaggggaaaacgaagcggtcttctggtcagactccggagacgggcacatctcctcgccaatgtccagtctcttgacaacaaggttgatgaaatccgagcaagggtagcattccagagggacatccgAGAGACTCGATCGGAGActgtgcagccagctggtttctccacgcatcgcgccgaaagaaacaaacatctttctggtaagaggaggggcgggggcgtatgctttatggttaacgtgacgtggtgtggccaaaacaacatacaggaactcaagtccttctgttcacctgatttagaattcctcacaatcaaatgtagaccgcattatctaccaagggaattctcttcgattataatcacagccgtatatattcccccccaagcagacacatcgatggctctgaacgaactttatttgactctttgcaaactggaatccatatatccggaggctgcattcattgtaagctggggattttaacaaggctaatctgaaaacaagactccctaaattttatcagcatatcgattgcgcaaccagggctggaaaaaccttggatcattgctattccaacttctgcgacgcatataaggccctgccccaccctcctttcggaaaagctgaccacgactccattttgttgatccctgcctacagacagaaactaaaacaagaagctcccgcgctgaggtctgttcaacgctggtccgaccaatctgactccacactccaagactgcttccatcacgtggactgggatatgttccgtattgcgtcaaacgacaacattgacaaatacgctgattcggtgtgcgagttcattcagaacgtgcgttgaagatgtcattcccatagcaacgattaaaacattcccaaactagaaaccgtggattgatggcagcattcgcgtcaaactgaaagtgcgaaccactgcttttaatcagggcaaggtgactggaaacatgaccgaatacaaacagtgtaactattccctccgcaaggcaatcaaacaagctaagcgtcagtatagagacaaagtagaatctcaattcaatggctcagacagaagaggtatgtggcagggtctacagtcaatcacggattacaaaaagaaaaccagcaccgtcacggaccaggatgtcttgctcccaggcagactaaataactttttttcccgctttgaggacaatacagtgccactgacactgcccgcaactaaaacatgcggactctccttcactgcagccgacgtgaggaaaacatttaaacgtgtcaaccatCGCAAatctgcaggcccagacggcatccccagccgcaccctcagagcatgcgcagaccagctggctggtgtgtttacggacatattaaatcaatccctatcccagtctgttgttcccacatgcttcaagagggccaccattgttcctgttcccaagaaagctaaggtaaactgagctaaacgactaccgccccgtagcactcacttccgtcatcatgaagtgctttgagagactagtcaaggaccatatcacctccaccctacctgtcaccctagacccactccaatttgcttaccgcccaaataggtccacagacgatgcaatctcaaccacactgcacactgccctaacccatctggacaagaggaatacctatgtgagaatgctgttcgactacagctcggcatttaacaccatagtgccctccaagctcgtcatcaagctcgagaccctgggtctcgaccccgccctttgCAACTGgctactggacttcctgacgggccgcccccaggtggtgagggtaggcaacaacatctccaccccgctgatcctcaacactggggccccacaatggtgcattctgagccctctcctgtactccctgttcacccacgactgcgtagccacgcatgcctccaactcaatcatcaagtttgcggacgacacaacagtggtaggcttgattaccaacaacgacgagacggcctacagggaggaggtgagggcccttggagtgtggtgtcaggaaaataacctcacactcaatgtcaacaaaactaaggagatgattgtggacttcaggaaacagcagagggaacacccccctatccacatcgatggatacattttgatttgatttggaacagtagtggagagggtagtaagttaagttcctcggcgtacacatcacagacacactgaattggtccacccacacagaccgcatcgtgaagagggcactggtgttaaatgccgagctgtagtcgaacagaattctcacataggtattcctcttgtccagatgggttagggcagtgtgcagtgtggttgagattgcatcgtctgtggacctatttgggcggatccagtatccgatggacggtataagccggctggcctccaatgacacgaggcggagggggaggtctgtctgccgggacaaggggagaaaaaaacaacaggttttaatagggaaatgtgggattaatcttaagggatctgggtaagtgtaggcgataagaaacagggttaactctcctggcaaccttaaagggaccgatgtatttttgggacagcttgcaaGACTCCACCCATAGTGGTAAGTCTCTCGTgaagagccagactctctggccggggcgcagggtaggcccgggacggcgacgtctgtttgcttgttgttggtacctctgtgaggaacgcataagattaagacgggtcttc
This sequence is a window from Oncorhynchus gorbuscha isolate QuinsamMale2020 ecotype Even-year linkage group LG01, OgorEven_v1.0, whole genome shotgun sequence. Protein-coding genes within it:
- the LOC124027149 gene encoding retinitis pigmentosa 1-like 1 protein isoform X1; translation: MMSYLWILLLGSLVIGAKTQEDPAAEPETKEAEAEAAESEAEAEEVAAEEAPAAEEAPTGEVEEAAEVEEAAEVEEAAEVEEAAEVEEAAEVEEAAEVEEAAEVEEAAEVEEAAEVEEAAEVEEAAEEEEAAEEEEAASSEVAPTTDQEAAAAEEEAPATKDEAATEDTEVVEEPAVEVEVAPEAEPEPAEAAEPEAEVPAVEEEAAESEAAPAPEDGEAEPEAQEESEPTKETPMGGKSRRGGSVGTAEAQGASSGSVVSILCAIGVAIVGAATGYFAYQKKKLCFKNSGGDVVSGPKEKAETQSDPQVLSNLLTNSS
- the LOC124027149 gene encoding retinitis pigmentosa 1-like 1 protein isoform X2, producing the protein MMSYLWILLLGSLVIGAKTQEDPAAEPETKEAEAEAAESEAEAEEVAAEEAPAAEEAPTGEVEEAAEVEEAAEVEEAAEVEEAAEVEEAAEVEEAAEVEEAAEVEEAAEVEEAAEVEEAAEVEEAAEEEEAAEEEEAASSEVAPTTDQEAAAAEEEAPATKDEAATEDTEVVEEPAVEVEVAPEAEPEPESEAAPAPEDGEAEPEAQEESEPTKETPMGGKSRRGGSVGTAEAQGASSGSVVSILCAIGVAIVGAATGYFAYQKKKLCFKNSGGDVVSGPKEKAETQSDPQVLSNLLTNSS